A genomic segment from Planctomycetaceae bacterium encodes:
- a CDS encoding uroporphyrinogen decarboxylase family protein — protein MKGREIALATLMQQDVKEPCINYCWMTHSKYLSKAAGRDYWADSENAFYDYLRYAGINLVPQYYLPGEGQRNIELGHMAHEPQSGGWEGVSGPEGVLAAIERLPDDEQVIREFNIEKSAADYARANNDHMARAHDETLFIDWFGQADFMGGYNRWGYENYLMAMLDYPEAMGRYWHHTALQGRLWNQAIALAVAKHGIAPFVYSGQDICSGKGPIASPALLRQWYFPQLKWCIEPLIEAGVGIIWHCDGNIMPILEDILDLGVAGLQGFEEEHGVDYSQMVALNSRAGRPLIILGCVSVTSTFPHGSVEDVRRSVERSFTLAGKGRGFVLSSTSSVMPETPIENIEAFFAHGLSFGREFLA, from the coding sequence ATGAAAGGCCGCGAAATCGCCCTGGCGACGCTGATGCAGCAGGATGTCAAAGAACCCTGCATCAACTACTGCTGGATGACGCACTCGAAGTATCTCAGCAAGGCCGCCGGTCGCGACTACTGGGCCGATAGCGAAAACGCGTTCTACGATTATCTTCGCTACGCCGGGATCAACCTGGTGCCGCAGTACTACCTGCCCGGCGAGGGCCAGCGCAACATCGAGCTGGGCCACATGGCCCACGAGCCTCAGAGCGGCGGCTGGGAGGGCGTCAGCGGACCCGAGGGCGTCCTGGCGGCGATCGAACGCCTGCCCGACGACGAGCAGGTCATCCGCGAGTTCAACATCGAGAAGTCCGCGGCCGATTACGCCAGGGCCAACAACGACCACATGGCGCGGGCCCACGACGAGACGCTGTTCATCGACTGGTTCGGTCAGGCGGACTTCATGGGCGGCTACAACCGCTGGGGCTATGAGAACTACCTCATGGCGATGCTGGACTACCCCGAGGCGATGGGGCGGTACTGGCATCACACGGCGCTGCAGGGGCGGCTCTGGAACCAGGCCATCGCCCTGGCGGTGGCCAAGCATGGCATCGCGCCGTTCGTTTACAGCGGGCAGGACATCTGCTCGGGCAAGGGCCCCATCGCCTCGCCGGCGCTGCTGCGCCAGTGGTACTTCCCGCAGCTCAAGTGGTGCATCGAGCCGCTGATCGAGGCCGGCGTGGGCATCATCTGGCACTGCGACGGAAACATCATGCCGATCCTCGAGGACATACTGGACCTGGGCGTGGCGGGGCTGCAGGGGTTCGAGGAAGAGCACGGCGTCGACTATTCGCAGATGGTCGCCCTCAACAGCCGCGCCGGGCGCCCGCTGATTATCCTGGGCTGCGTCTCGGTCACCAGCACGTTTCCCCACGGCAGCGTCGAGGACGTGCGCCGCAGCGTCGAGCGGTCGTTCACGCTGGCGGGCAAGGGACGCGGGTTCGTGCTGTCATCGACCAGCAGCGTCATGCCGGAGACGCCAATCGAGAATATTGAGGCCTTCTTTGCTCATGGGTTGAGTTTCGGGCGCGAGTTCCTTGCCTGA
- a CDS encoding DUF6785 family protein — protein sequence MTLRAIILGLVAAVAIACGGYLCGLLAIGKIPVGHFPVFLFGLLFVGLVAGNPLLHLIRPSWRLSGREVALVLGMSLVACSLPSDGLMINWTQSLIMPRALATRDVAFKNTHVLDYVPDVLMVDVSEKDPALLYWADGFDQKDRPISLGQVPWRLWKGPVASWGGMTILLAIVAICMAMVVHRQWAYSERLRYPIAEFADTILTDRPGRALGGVFSSSLFWIPFLLLTLMRVMHGAQQYTTRVPNFDLGLDVSGFCNVLPALLKTPSANYLYYLSIIPAVVAITFFLGSDIGLSLGLLNLVSVVVLFLLAQAGVSFAGDSNVGGLLPWQNFGAFLGYGLLIAYVGRRYYLLVARSAVWRRHGEVPRYAVWACRLGLLAAAALGYIFVRLGLAWPLAVVVLVLVGLLFIVMARMNAECGIFIYTPLWAVSGVVVGMFGLAAVGPSSLALIGLISVVLIANPIECVIPYAINALKIGERQGLTPARSGASMTGAYVLALVAVIVVGLWADYNFGSSKAGENPAVASAFVNAQTAIKNLRPTGQLSDSELLSPLQRVATMQPHPKFIAAMIFGAVGLLVLGQMRLKFPWWPLHPVLLLGLGVGQLQLLSASCLLGWIIKTGVMRFGGGPAYQKTKIIMIGVIAGELVGATVWLVTNWVLYGVTGMSWVWYVLIRPWRY from the coding sequence ATGACGCTGCGTGCAATCATCCTCGGTCTCGTGGCCGCCGTTGCCATCGCCTGCGGAGGCTATCTCTGCGGGCTGTTGGCCATTGGCAAGATCCCGGTGGGGCATTTTCCGGTTTTCCTGTTCGGGCTGCTGTTTGTGGGCCTGGTGGCGGGCAATCCGCTGCTGCACCTGATCCGCCCGTCGTGGCGGTTGAGCGGGCGCGAGGTGGCGCTGGTGCTGGGGATGTCGCTGGTGGCCTGCAGCCTGCCCAGCGACGGGCTGATGATCAACTGGACACAGAGCCTGATCATGCCCCGGGCGCTGGCCACACGAGACGTGGCCTTCAAGAACACCCACGTGCTCGACTACGTGCCCGATGTGCTGATGGTGGATGTTTCCGAAAAAGACCCCGCCCTGCTGTACTGGGCCGACGGCTTTGATCAAAAGGATCGGCCGATAAGCCTGGGGCAGGTTCCCTGGCGGCTTTGGAAAGGTCCGGTGGCATCCTGGGGCGGGATGACGATTCTTCTGGCGATCGTCGCCATCTGCATGGCCATGGTGGTGCATCGCCAGTGGGCATATTCCGAGCGTCTGCGCTACCCGATCGCCGAGTTCGCCGACACGATCCTGACCGACCGCCCCGGCCGCGCGCTGGGGGGCGTCTTCAGCAGCTCCCTGTTCTGGATTCCGTTCCTGCTGCTGACGCTGATGCGGGTGATGCACGGGGCCCAGCAATACACCACGCGCGTGCCGAACTTCGACCTGGGGCTGGATGTTTCGGGATTCTGCAACGTCCTTCCGGCTTTGCTCAAGACCCCCAGCGCGAATTACCTGTACTACCTGTCGATCATACCGGCGGTGGTGGCGATCACGTTCTTCCTGGGCAGCGACATCGGTCTGAGCCTGGGGCTGCTGAACCTCGTCAGCGTGGTGGTGCTGTTCCTGCTGGCGCAGGCGGGGGTGAGTTTCGCCGGCGACTCCAACGTCGGCGGGCTGCTGCCGTGGCAGAACTTCGGCGCGTTCCTGGGCTACGGGCTGCTGATCGCGTACGTCGGGCGGCGATACTATCTGCTCGTCGCCCGCAGCGCTGTCTGGCGCCGCCATGGCGAAGTGCCCCGCTACGCCGTCTGGGCCTGCCGCCTGGGTCTTCTGGCGGCCGCCGCGCTGGGGTATATCTTCGTGCGACTGGGTCTGGCCTGGCCGCTGGCGGTGGTGGTGCTGGTGCTGGTGGGGCTGCTGTTCATCGTGATGGCGCGGATGAACGCCGAGTGCGGCATCTTCATCTACACTCCCTTGTGGGCGGTGTCGGGCGTGGTGGTGGGCATGTTCGGTCTGGCGGCGGTGGGACCCTCGTCGCTGGCGTTGATCGGGCTGATCAGCGTGGTGCTGATCGCCAACCCCATCGAGTGCGTCATCCCCTACGCCATCAACGCCCTGAAGATCGGCGAGAGGCAGGGGCTCACCCCCGCCAGGTCGGGAGCCTCCATGACCGGGGCGTACGTGCTGGCCCTGGTGGCGGTGATCGTGGTGGGCCTCTGGGCCGACTACAACTTCGGCTCGAGCAAAGCCGGGGAGAATCCCGCCGTGGCATCGGCCTTTGTCAACGCCCAGACCGCCATCAAGAACCTCAGACCCACCGGTCAACTCTCCGATTCAGAACTGCTCTCGCCGTTGCAGCGCGTGGCCACGATGCAGCCGCATCCGAAATTCATCGCCGCGATGATCTTTGGCGCCGTGGGGCTGCTGGTGCTGGGGCAGATGCGGCTGAAGTTCCCGTGGTGGCCGCTGCATCCGGTCCTGCTGCTGGGCCTGGGGGTCGGTCAGTTGCAATTGCTCAGCGCCTCGTGCCTGCTGGGGTGGATCATCAAGACCGGCGTCATGCGATTCGGCGGCGGACCGGCGTATCAGAAGACCAAGATCATCATGATCGGCGTCATCGCCGGCGAGCTCGTCGGCGCCACCGTCTGGCTGGTCACCAACTGGGTGCTCTACGGCGTCACCGGCATGTCGTGGGTCTGGTACGTCCTGATCCGCCCGTGGCGGTATTGA
- a CDS encoding glycoside hydrolase family 3 C-terminal domain-containing protein, protein MAAKKHVPAYKNPDLPSEWRLDDLIVRLTVDEKISLLSETAPGIARLGIRPYNHGNEALHGVVRPGRFTVFPRPTGLAATFNPALIRAMASAVGDEARAGHNRNRGRMIGGDFGGKYNGLLTFWSPVVNMVRDPRWGRTGETYGEDPLLTSLMGSAFVRGLQGDHAKYIKAVATPKHYTANNEEHNRFSCKAVIPQRWLREYYLPAYRACVAAGAQSLMAAYNAVNGVPCSANHFLLTEVLRWQWGFDGYVVGDLNSTLLVMKGHHYTATLEQTAAACLRAGLELDSGFLCYPALAQALADGMVSRRDIDRAAWRILQGRMRLGLLDEPESVPFNKIKPDVIGCRKHQALALKIARESMVLLKNAPVLSSKSMAETAMPHSKSMGETPMPHNKAPLLPLDNTKIKSIAVMGPNCLTYKHHHYSGEPINEPITPLAGIVAAAGKNVKVTHVPWLSLDAKGFMVIPDMYLRPAGGAETQQGLAGEYFHNHDLRGKPAGRRVDARIEFHRADQQPDPMFASTPLSIRWSGTLTAPSAGKYQLAVTCGGGVRLHVDGRTIIDNWDKRQAGRDAAAVTFAAGHQAAVVLEYRDLPDKRIEEGVTAAVKLEWLPPAGAMARRNDPYLAAAAQADVVIAVLGTNVQYAGEGKDKFSLNLPAEQEKFIRRVARVNPRTIVVLVNSEPLAINWVDAHCPAVLEAWFPGEQAGRAIADVLWGRYNPAGRLPMTFYKSTGQLPPFNNYDIARGRTYMFLRQEPLYAFGHGLSYTTFKYSPAALSRGSASPGGRVIVSVSVTNTGSRDGEEVVQLYVHNRRSRAPQPIKQLKGFKRVAIKAGRTVKVDLPLAVDDLAWWDERAGDEGGWVVESGLYDILVGAASDDIRARATLRVEEAAVVNASQMSRTQK, encoded by the coding sequence ATGGCCGCGAAGAAACATGTGCCTGCGTACAAGAATCCGGACTTGCCGTCTGAGTGGCGGCTGGATGATTTGATCGTCCGGTTGACGGTGGATGAGAAGATCTCGCTGCTGTCGGAGACGGCGCCGGGGATCGCGCGGCTGGGGATACGGCCTTACAACCATGGCAACGAGGCGTTGCATGGGGTGGTGCGGCCGGGGCGGTTTACGGTGTTTCCGCGGCCGACGGGGCTGGCGGCGACGTTCAATCCGGCGTTGATCCGCGCGATGGCGTCGGCTGTCGGCGACGAGGCGCGGGCGGGGCACAATCGCAATCGCGGGCGGATGATCGGCGGGGACTTCGGCGGAAAGTACAACGGGCTGCTGACGTTCTGGTCGCCGGTGGTGAACATGGTTCGCGACCCGCGCTGGGGCCGCACCGGCGAGACCTACGGCGAAGACCCGCTGCTGACGTCGCTGATGGGCAGCGCCTTCGTCCGCGGTCTCCAGGGCGACCACGCGAAATACATCAAGGCCGTCGCCACGCCCAAGCACTACACCGCCAACAACGAAGAGCACAACCGCTTCAGTTGCAAAGCGGTCATCCCGCAGCGGTGGCTGCGCGAGTACTACCTGCCGGCGTACCGCGCGTGCGTGGCGGCAGGAGCGCAGTCGCTGATGGCCGCGTACAACGCCGTCAACGGCGTCCCGTGCTCGGCGAATCACTTCCTGCTGACCGAGGTGCTGCGCTGGCAGTGGGGCTTCGACGGCTACGTGGTGGGCGATTTGAACTCGACGCTGCTGGTGATGAAGGGGCACCACTACACGGCCACGCTCGAGCAGACGGCCGCGGCGTGCCTCAGGGCCGGGCTCGAACTTGACAGCGGTTTCCTGTGCTATCCGGCGCTGGCGCAGGCGCTGGCGGACGGGATGGTCAGCCGCCGCGACATCGATCGGGCGGCCTGGCGGATCCTGCAGGGGCGGATGCGCCTGGGGCTGCTGGACGAGCCGGAGAGCGTGCCCTTCAACAAGATCAAACCGGACGTGATCGGCTGCCGCAAGCACCAGGCGCTGGCGCTGAAGATCGCGCGCGAGTCGATGGTGCTGCTCAAGAATGCGCCAGTCTTGTCATCCAAGAGCATGGCCGAGACGGCCATGCCACACAGCAAGAGCATGGGCGAGACGCCCATGCCACACAACAAGGCGCCCTTGCTACCGCTGGATAACACGAAGATCAAGTCCATCGCCGTCATGGGGCCCAACTGCCTGACGTACAAGCATCATCATTACAGCGGCGAACCGATCAACGAGCCCATCACGCCGCTGGCGGGGATCGTCGCCGCGGCAGGCAAGAACGTGAAGGTCACGCACGTGCCGTGGCTGAGCCTCGACGCCAAGGGCTTCATGGTGATCCCGGACATGTACCTGCGCCCCGCAGGCGGCGCCGAAACGCAGCAGGGGCTGGCGGGGGAATACTTCCACAATCACGACCTGCGCGGCAAGCCCGCGGGGCGGCGGGTCGACGCCCGCATCGAGTTCCACCGCGCCGACCAGCAGCCCGACCCGATGTTCGCCAGCACCCCCCTGTCGATCCGATGGAGCGGCACCCTCACTGCACCCTCGGCGGGCAAGTATCAACTCGCCGTCACCTGCGGCGGCGGCGTGCGGCTGCACGTCGACGGCCGCACGATCATCGACAATTGGGACAAGCGCCAAGCCGGTCGCGACGCAGCCGCGGTAACCTTCGCCGCCGGCCACCAGGCGGCGGTTGTGCTGGAGTATCGCGACCTGCCGGACAAGCGCATCGAAGAGGGCGTGACAGCCGCGGTGAAGCTCGAATGGCTGCCGCCGGCGGGCGCCATGGCACGCCGCAACGACCCATACCTGGCCGCGGCGGCGCAGGCCGACGTGGTCATCGCCGTGCTGGGCACCAACGTGCAGTACGCCGGCGAGGGCAAAGACAAGTTCTCGCTGAACCTGCCCGCCGAGCAGGAGAAGTTCATCCGCCGCGTGGCGCGGGTGAACCCGCGGACGATCGTGGTGCTGGTCAACAGCGAACCGCTGGCGATCAACTGGGTCGACGCGCACTGCCCGGCCGTGCTCGAGGCGTGGTTCCCCGGCGAGCAGGCCGGACGCGCCATCGCCGACGTGCTCTGGGGCCGCTACAACCCGGCCGGGCGGCTGCCGATGACGTTCTACAAGAGCACCGGACAACTGCCGCCGTTCAACAACTACGACATCGCCCGCGGCCGCACGTACATGTTCCTGCGCCAGGAGCCGCTCTACGCCTTCGGGCACGGGCTGAGCTACACGACGTTCAAGTACTCGCCGGCGGCGCTGAGCCGCGGCAGCGCCTCGCCGGGCGGGCGCGTCATCGTCAGCGTGAGCGTGACCAACACCGGCTCGCGCGACGGCGAGGAGGTGGTGCAGCTTTACGTGCATAACCGCCGCTCGCGGGCGCCCCAGCCGATCAAGCAGCTCAAGGGCTTCAAGCGCGTGGCGATCAAGGCCGGCCGCACCGTCAAGGTCGACCTCCCGCTGGCGGTGGACGATCTGGCGTGGTGGGATGAGCGAGCCGGCGACGAGGGCGGGTGGGTCGTCGAGAGCGGACTGTACGACATTCTCGTCGGCGCCGCCAGCGACGACATTCGTGCAAGAGCAACGCTTCGAGTAGAAGAGGCTGCAGTAGTGAACGCTTCGCAGATGTCCCGTACTCAGAAATAA